A window of the Cicer arietinum cultivar CDC Frontier isolate Library 1 chromosome 6, Cicar.CDCFrontier_v2.0, whole genome shotgun sequence genome harbors these coding sequences:
- the LOC101510498 gene encoding protein RALF-like 19, with protein sequence MINFKPGLAFLLLALAITIVAGEASEVNDFSFESTVNVGDLIGEENEMLMESETNRRTLEGQQRYISYGSLQANQVPCGRRGQSYYNCQQRGQANPYNRGCSQATHCARDTS encoded by the coding sequence ATGATAAACTTCAAACCAGGGCTTGCTTTCCTTTTACTAGCCTTGGCAATCACCATTGTAGCTGGTGAGGCTTCTGAAGTTAATGATTTCAGCTTTGAAAGTACCGTGAATGTGGGTGATTTAATTGGAGAGGAGAATGAGATGTTGATGGAGTCAGAGACAAATCGTCGAACACTTGAGGGGCAACAAAGGTACATTAGTTATGGTTCCCTTCAGGCTAATCAAGTCCCATGTGGTCGTCGAGGACAATCCTATTACAATTGTCAGCAGAGAGGTCAAGCGAACCCTTACAACCGTGGTTGCAGTCAAGCCACACATTGTGCTAGAGACACAAGTTAA